The DNA window CGATGGCCGGGGCGCGGCCGTGGATGGAGTGCATCCCGTAGGTGTTCATGTAGTACGGGAAGCGGGAGGAGCAGCCGATGCCGGAGACGAAGACGATGTTCTCCTTCGCGAGGCCGAGATCGGGCATGAAGCCCTGCACGGCCGCGAGGACGGCGTAGTCGCCGCAACCGGGGCACCAGCGGACCTCCTGGTCCGACTTGAAGTCCTTGGCCGACTGCGCCGCCTCGGCCTTCGGAACCAGCGACAGCAGGGTCGGGGCGTCGGTCACCTCAGTCATTGATGGCCTCCTCGAGAACCTTCGCGAGCTGCTCCGCCTTGAACGGCATTCCGTTGACCTGGTTGTACGACTGGGCGTCCACCAGGTATTTCGCCCGGATCAGGGTGGCGAGCTGCCCGAGGTTCATCTCCGGCACCACTACCTTCTGGTAACGCTTCAGGACCTCTCCGAGATTCCTAGGGAAGGGGTTGAGGTGGCGCAGGTGGGCCTGCGCGACGGGATGCCCGGCCGCGCGCAGCCGCCGGACCGCGGCGGTGATCGGGCCGTAGGTGGAGCCCCAGCCGAGGACCAGGGTGCGGGCCTGGTCGGGGTCGTCGACCTCCAGGTCCGGGACCAGGATGCCGTCGATCTTGGCCTGGCGGGTGCGGACCATCAGGTCGTGGTTGGCGGGGTCGTACGAGATGTTGCCGGTGCCGTCCTGCTTCTCGATGCCGCCGATGCGGTGCTCGAGGCCGGGCGTGCCGGGGACGGCCCAGGGCCGGGCCAGGGTCTGCGGGTCGCGCTTGTACGGCCAGAACACCTCGGTGCCGTCCGCCAGCTCGTGGTTGGGGCCGGCGGCGAACTGGGTCGTGAGGTCGGGCAGGTCGGCGATGTCGGGGATCCGCCAGGGCTCGGACCCGTTGGCGAGGTATCCGTCCGAGAGCAGGAAGACCGGGGTCCGGTAGGTCAGCGCGATCCGGGCCGCGTCCAGGGCGGCGTCGAAGCAGTCCGCCGGGGTGCGCGGGGCGACGATCGGCACGGGGGCCTCGCCGTTGCGCCCGTACATGGCCTGGAGCAGGTCGGCCTGCTCCGTCTTGGTCGGCAGGCCGGTGGAGGGGCCGCCGCGCTGGATGTCCACGATCAGCAGCGGCAGCTCGAGGGAGACGGCCAGGCCGATCGTCTCGGACTTCAGGGCGACGCCGGGTCCGGAGGTGGTGGTCACGCCCAGGGCTCCGCCGAACGCGGCGCCGAGGGCCGCGCCGATGCCCGCGATCTCGTCTTCGGCCTGGAAGGTGCGTACGCCGAAGTTCTTGTGCCGGCTCAGCTCGTGCAGGATGTCCGAGGCCGGGGTGATCGGGTAGGAGCCCAGGTAGAGCGGCAGGTCAGCCTGCCGGCTCGCGGCGATCAGGCCGTAGGACAGGGCCAGGTTCCCCGAGATGTTGCGGTAGGTGCCGGTGGGGAAGGCCTGGGTGGCCGGGGCGACCTCGTAGGAGACCGCGAAGTCCTCCGTCGTCTCCCCGAAGTTCCAGCCCGCCCGGAAGGCGGCCACGTTCGCCTCGGCGATGTGCGGCTTCTTCGCGAACTTCTGCCGCAGGAAGCGCTCCGTAGCCTCCGTCGGTCGGTGGTACATCCAGGACAGCAGGCCCAGCGCGAACATGTTCTTGCTGCGCTCGGCCTCCTTGCGGGAGAGCCCGAAGTCCTTCAGCGCCTCGACCGTGAGGGTGGTCAGCGGGACGGGGTGGAGGTTGTAGGCGGCCAGCGAGCCGTCCTCGAGGGGGGAGGTCTGGTAGCCGACCTTGGCCATCGGGCGCTTGGTGAACTCGTCCGTGTTGACGATGATCTCCGCGCCGCGCGGCACGTCGGCGATGTTCGCCTTCAGAGCGGCCGGGTTCATCGCGACCAGCACGTTCGGGGCGTCCCCGGGCGTGAGGATGTCGTGGTCGGCGAAGTGCAGCTGGAAGGAGGACACGCCCGGCAGGGTTCCGGCGGGGGCGCGGATCTCGGCGGGGAAGTTCGGGAGGGTCGAGAGGTCGTTCCCGAACGACGCCGTCTCCGAGGTGAACCGGTCACCGGTGAGTTGCATACCGTCACCCGAGTCACCCGCGAAGCGGATGATCACACGATCAAGACGGCGTACTTCCTTGCCGCCCGGACTCGCCGGGGTGCGCTGCCCTGCGACAACCGCACCCCCAGCCCCGTCGGCATGCTCGTCGGCTGGGCTACTGACCTGGCTGGTCACTGAACTGGACCTCCTTCGAGGCGTGGGCACCCCCAGAACCAACCCTACGACGGTCAGCTCTTGCGGGGCGGCCACATTCTGGACCGTTGGACCGCCCTTCGAGACGGCCCGACCGGTATGCCATATCTGACAGAGTGTCAGTCGATCAAGATTTCAGATAGGTGAGAACGGCCAGTACACGCCGGTGATC is part of the Streptomyces subrutilus genome and encodes:
- a CDS encoding 2-oxoacid:acceptor oxidoreductase subunit alpha → MTSQVSSPADEHADGAGGAVVAGQRTPASPGGKEVRRLDRVIIRFAGDSGDGMQLTGDRFTSETASFGNDLSTLPNFPAEIRAPAGTLPGVSSFQLHFADHDILTPGDAPNVLVAMNPAALKANIADVPRGAEIIVNTDEFTKRPMAKVGYQTSPLEDGSLAAYNLHPVPLTTLTVEALKDFGLSRKEAERSKNMFALGLLSWMYHRPTEATERFLRQKFAKKPHIAEANVAAFRAGWNFGETTEDFAVSYEVAPATQAFPTGTYRNISGNLALSYGLIAASRQADLPLYLGSYPITPASDILHELSRHKNFGVRTFQAEDEIAGIGAALGAAFGGALGVTTTSGPGVALKSETIGLAVSLELPLLIVDIQRGGPSTGLPTKTEQADLLQAMYGRNGEAPVPIVAPRTPADCFDAALDAARIALTYRTPVFLLSDGYLANGSEPWRIPDIADLPDLTTQFAAGPNHELADGTEVFWPYKRDPQTLARPWAVPGTPGLEHRIGGIEKQDGTGNISYDPANHDLMVRTRQAKIDGILVPDLEVDDPDQARTLVLGWGSTYGPITAAVRRLRAAGHPVAQAHLRHLNPFPRNLGEVLKRYQKVVVPEMNLGQLATLIRAKYLVDAQSYNQVNGMPFKAEQLAKVLEEAIND